Proteins encoded within one genomic window of Columba livia isolate bColLiv1 breed racing homer chromosome 1, bColLiv1.pat.W.v2, whole genome shotgun sequence:
- the OSBPL8 gene encoding oxysterol-binding protein-related protein 8 isoform X3, with amino-acid sequence MKEEGPVRRRFSSCAGISSVLSPRADGRKLVRNASFGGYHELSPALPGFDKGKDDVSQSKEDTAHSMSKSKSESKLFNGSEKDISLSSSKLTKKESLKVQKKNYREEKKRATKELLSTITDPSVIVMADWLKIRGTLKSWTKLWCVLKPGVLLVYKTPKNGQWVGTVLLNACELIERPSKKDGFCFKLFHPLEQSIWAIKGPKGEAVGSITQPLPSSYLIIRAASESDGRCWMDALELALKCSSLLKRTMIREGKEHDLNSSADSTHVSLYGLLRANNLHSGENLPLNDSEIERHHFKDQDMYSDKSDKENDHDHEESDNDGLGKSEESDSDTSERQDDSYVDPEPIDIKETTYVEQSPEELGEAGEAAQTEVVSEENKSLIWTLLKQVRPGMDLSKVVLPTFILEPRSFLDKLSDYYYHADFLSEAALEENAYNRLKKVVKWYLSGFYKKPKGLKKPYNPILGETFRCMWIHPRTNSKTFYIAEQVSHHPPISAFYVSNRKDGFCLSGSILAKSKFYGNSLSAILDGEGRLTFLNRGEDYVMTMPYAHCKGILYGTMTLELGGTVNITCEKTGYSATIEFKLKPFLGNNDSVNQISGKIKLGKEVLAILEGHWDSEVTISDKKTDVSETFWNPTSDIKQRRLPRYTVKFEEQDDFESEKLWQQVTRAINNKDQTEATQEKYVLEEAQRKSAKERKLKGEEWTCKLFDQDSVTGEWHYKYADTRPWDPLNDMVQFEKDGTIQTKVRHRTPMVSVPKIKRKPANQKKGECGFSSPEPDNQDSSGSEAQLLKHNTRTRKKGADLGELQSAIESIKETQEDIKRDIMALRNRVTSNSPPADYHFLQFKHYVFILLLVLLQLIINFLLK; translated from the exons GTTTTGACAAAGGAAAGGATgatgtgtcacaaagcaaagaggataCAGCGCATTCTATGtcgaaaagcaag TCTGAATCCAAGCTCTTCAATGGCTCTGAGAAGGACATTTCTTTATCTTCAAGCAAGCTTACAAAAAAAGAATCTCTCAAG gttcagaagaaaaattacagagaagaaaagaagagagccACAAAGGAATTACTTAGCACAATCACAGACCCATCAGTTATTGTTATGGCTGACTGGCTGAAG ATTCGTGGTACCTTGAAAAGCTGGACCAAGCTGTGGTGTGTACTGAAACCAGGAGTGTTGCTTGTttacaaaaccccaaaaaatgGCCAGTGGGTAGGAACAGTGCTCCTGAACGCTTGTGAACTCATTGAGAGGCCTTCTAAAAAAGATGGCTTTTGTTTCAAACTTTTTCATCCTTTGGAGCAGTCCATATGGGCTATAAAG GGTCCCAAGGGTGAAGCAGTTGGTTCTATAACTCAGCCATTGCCCAGCAGTTACTTGATCATCCGAGCCGCTTCAGAATCAGATG GCAGGTGTTGGATGGATGCTTTGGAGCTGGCACTGAAGTGTTCAAGTCTCCTTAAACGTACAATGATTAGAGAAGGTAAAGAACACGATTTGAACTCTTCAGCAGACAGTACTCATGTCTCTCTCTATGGTCTGCTTCGTGCTAACAACTTGCACAGCGGAGAAAACTTACC GTTAAACGACAGTGAAATTGAAAGGCATCACTTTAAAGATCAAGATATGTACTCTGACAAGTCTGATAAGGAAAATGACCATGACCACGAGGAATCTGATAACGATGGATTGGGCAAAAGTGAAGAAAGTGATAGTGACACATCAGAGCGACAGGATGATTCTTATGTTGATCCAGAACCAATTGATATCAAGGAAACTACTTATGTAGAACAGAGTCCTGAAGAACTTGGAGAG gcaggggaggctgctcagACAGAAGTAgtgtcagaagaaaacaaaagtctCATCTGGACGCTACTGAAGCAAGTCCGGCCTGGAATGGACTTGTCCAAGGTCGTACTGCCTACGTTTATCTTGGAACCTCGTTCTTTCCTGGACAAGCTGTCTGATTACTACTACCATGCAGACTTCTTGTCCGA AGCTGCTCTTGAAGAGAATGCTTACAACCGCCTGAAAAAAGTAGTGAAATGGTATTTGTCGGGATTCTACAAAAAGCCAAAG GGACTGAAAAAGCCGTACAATCCTATACTTGGTGAGACTTTCCGCTGCATGTGGATTCATCCAAGGACAAATAGCAAGACTTTTTACATTGCAGAACAG GTATCACATCATCCTCCAATATCTGCCTTCTATGTTAGCAACCGCAAGGATGGTTTTTGCCTTAGTGGTAGCATTCTGGCCAAATCAAAATTCTATg GGAATTCATTATCTGCCATACTAGATGGAGAAGGACGGCTAACATTCCTCAATAGGGGAGAAGATTATGTGATGACAATGCCATATGCTCATTGTAAAg GAATTCTTTATGGCACAATGACCTTAGAGCTTGGGGGAACAGTCAACATCACCTGTGAGAAAACTGGCTACAGCGCAACAATTGAATTCAAACTCAAG CCTTTTTTGGGTAACAACGACAGTGTTAACCAAATATCAGGGAAAATTAAGCTTGGCAAAGAAGTTCTGGCTATTTTGGAGGGTCACTGG GACAGTGAAGTTACTATTAGCGACAAGAAGACAGATGTTTCAGAGACATTCTGGAACCCAACATCTGATATCAAGCAGCGTAGATTACCTAGATACACAGTGAAGTTTGAAGAGCAAGATGACTTTGAGTCAGAGAA GCTTTGGCAACAAGTGACAAGagcaataaataataaagaccAAACAGAAGCTACTCAAGAGAAATATGTTCTGGAAGAAGCTCAGAGAAAGAGTGCCAAAGAGAGGAAACTGAAGGGTGAAGAGTGGACATGCAAGCTGTTCGATCAGGATTCAGTCACAGGAGAATGGCACTACAAATATGCTGA TACCAGACCATGGGACCCTTTGAATGATATGGTCCAATTTGAAAAAGATGGCACCATCCAAACTAAAGTTCGACACCGGACACCAATG GTTAGTGTTCCAAAAATCAAACGAAAGCCAGCCAAtcagaagaaaggggaatgtGGTTTCTCATCCCCGGAGCCTGATAACCAGGATTCCTCAGGGAGTGAAG CACAACTTCTGAAGCATAATacaagaacaaggaaaaaaggggcAGACCTTGGTGAACTGCAGAGTGCCATTGAATCTATAAAGGAAACACAGGAAGACATTAAGAG AGACATTATGGCTCTACGAAACAGAGTCACTTCCAATTCACCACCTGCGGACTACCATTTCTTGCAGTTTAAGCACTATGTCTTCATTTTGCTCCTGGTTCTGCTACAGCTTATCATTAATTTCTTGTTGAAATAG
- the OSBPL8 gene encoding oxysterol-binding protein-related protein 8 isoform X6, whose product MSKSKSESKLFNGSEKDISLSSSKLTKKESLKVQKKNYREEKKRATKELLSTITDPSVIVMADWLKIRGTLKSWTKLWCVLKPGVLLVYKTPKNGQWVGTVLLNACELIERPSKKDGFCFKLFHPLEQSIWAIKGPKGEAVGSITQPLPSSYLIIRAASESDGRCWMDALELALKCSSLLKRTMIREGKEHDLNSSADSTHVSLYGLLRANNLHSGENLPLNDSEIERHHFKDQDMYSDKSDKENDHDHEESDNDGLGKSEESDSDTSERQDDSYVDPEPIDIKETTYVEQSPEELGEAGEAAQTEVVSEENKSLIWTLLKQVRPGMDLSKVVLPTFILEPRSFLDKLSDYYYHADFLSEAALEENAYNRLKKVVKWYLSGFYKKPKGLKKPYNPILGETFRCMWIHPRTNSKTFYIAEQVSHHPPISAFYVSNRKDGFCLSGSILAKSKFYGNSLSAILDGEGRLTFLNRGEDYVMTMPYAHCKGILYGTMTLELGGTVNITCEKTGYSATIEFKLKPFLGNNDSVNQISGKIKLGKEVLAILEGHWDSEVTISDKKTDVSETFWNPTSDIKQRRLPRYTVKFEEQDDFESEKLWQQVTRAINNKDQTEATQEKYVLEEAQRKSAKERKLKGEEWTCKLFDQDSVTGEWHYKYADTRPWDPLNDMVQFEKDGTIQTKVRHRTPMVSVPKIKRKPANQKKGECGFSSPEPDNQDSSGSEAQLLKHNTRTRKKGADLGELQSAIESIKETQEDIKRDIMALRNRVTSNSPPADYHFLQFKHYVFILLLVLLQLIINFLLK is encoded by the exons ATGtcgaaaagcaag TCTGAATCCAAGCTCTTCAATGGCTCTGAGAAGGACATTTCTTTATCTTCAAGCAAGCTTACAAAAAAAGAATCTCTCAAG gttcagaagaaaaattacagagaagaaaagaagagagccACAAAGGAATTACTTAGCACAATCACAGACCCATCAGTTATTGTTATGGCTGACTGGCTGAAG ATTCGTGGTACCTTGAAAAGCTGGACCAAGCTGTGGTGTGTACTGAAACCAGGAGTGTTGCTTGTttacaaaaccccaaaaaatgGCCAGTGGGTAGGAACAGTGCTCCTGAACGCTTGTGAACTCATTGAGAGGCCTTCTAAAAAAGATGGCTTTTGTTTCAAACTTTTTCATCCTTTGGAGCAGTCCATATGGGCTATAAAG GGTCCCAAGGGTGAAGCAGTTGGTTCTATAACTCAGCCATTGCCCAGCAGTTACTTGATCATCCGAGCCGCTTCAGAATCAGATG GCAGGTGTTGGATGGATGCTTTGGAGCTGGCACTGAAGTGTTCAAGTCTCCTTAAACGTACAATGATTAGAGAAGGTAAAGAACACGATTTGAACTCTTCAGCAGACAGTACTCATGTCTCTCTCTATGGTCTGCTTCGTGCTAACAACTTGCACAGCGGAGAAAACTTACC GTTAAACGACAGTGAAATTGAAAGGCATCACTTTAAAGATCAAGATATGTACTCTGACAAGTCTGATAAGGAAAATGACCATGACCACGAGGAATCTGATAACGATGGATTGGGCAAAAGTGAAGAAAGTGATAGTGACACATCAGAGCGACAGGATGATTCTTATGTTGATCCAGAACCAATTGATATCAAGGAAACTACTTATGTAGAACAGAGTCCTGAAGAACTTGGAGAG gcaggggaggctgctcagACAGAAGTAgtgtcagaagaaaacaaaagtctCATCTGGACGCTACTGAAGCAAGTCCGGCCTGGAATGGACTTGTCCAAGGTCGTACTGCCTACGTTTATCTTGGAACCTCGTTCTTTCCTGGACAAGCTGTCTGATTACTACTACCATGCAGACTTCTTGTCCGA AGCTGCTCTTGAAGAGAATGCTTACAACCGCCTGAAAAAAGTAGTGAAATGGTATTTGTCGGGATTCTACAAAAAGCCAAAG GGACTGAAAAAGCCGTACAATCCTATACTTGGTGAGACTTTCCGCTGCATGTGGATTCATCCAAGGACAAATAGCAAGACTTTTTACATTGCAGAACAG GTATCACATCATCCTCCAATATCTGCCTTCTATGTTAGCAACCGCAAGGATGGTTTTTGCCTTAGTGGTAGCATTCTGGCCAAATCAAAATTCTATg GGAATTCATTATCTGCCATACTAGATGGAGAAGGACGGCTAACATTCCTCAATAGGGGAGAAGATTATGTGATGACAATGCCATATGCTCATTGTAAAg GAATTCTTTATGGCACAATGACCTTAGAGCTTGGGGGAACAGTCAACATCACCTGTGAGAAAACTGGCTACAGCGCAACAATTGAATTCAAACTCAAG CCTTTTTTGGGTAACAACGACAGTGTTAACCAAATATCAGGGAAAATTAAGCTTGGCAAAGAAGTTCTGGCTATTTTGGAGGGTCACTGG GACAGTGAAGTTACTATTAGCGACAAGAAGACAGATGTTTCAGAGACATTCTGGAACCCAACATCTGATATCAAGCAGCGTAGATTACCTAGATACACAGTGAAGTTTGAAGAGCAAGATGACTTTGAGTCAGAGAA GCTTTGGCAACAAGTGACAAGagcaataaataataaagaccAAACAGAAGCTACTCAAGAGAAATATGTTCTGGAAGAAGCTCAGAGAAAGAGTGCCAAAGAGAGGAAACTGAAGGGTGAAGAGTGGACATGCAAGCTGTTCGATCAGGATTCAGTCACAGGAGAATGGCACTACAAATATGCTGA TACCAGACCATGGGACCCTTTGAATGATATGGTCCAATTTGAAAAAGATGGCACCATCCAAACTAAAGTTCGACACCGGACACCAATG GTTAGTGTTCCAAAAATCAAACGAAAGCCAGCCAAtcagaagaaaggggaatgtGGTTTCTCATCCCCGGAGCCTGATAACCAGGATTCCTCAGGGAGTGAAG CACAACTTCTGAAGCATAATacaagaacaaggaaaaaaggggcAGACCTTGGTGAACTGCAGAGTGCCATTGAATCTATAAAGGAAACACAGGAAGACATTAAGAG AGACATTATGGCTCTACGAAACAGAGTCACTTCCAATTCACCACCTGCGGACTACCATTTCTTGCAGTTTAAGCACTATGTCTTCATTTTGCTCCTGGTTCTGCTACAGCTTATCATTAATTTCTTGTTGAAATAG
- the OSBPL8 gene encoding oxysterol-binding protein-related protein 8 isoform X1 codes for METAPLDGELDRNSHHGDTRDSHGPSTVVTNSDESQLLTSGKMSQRQGKEVYFTPTKELLQPSLSPGTPHNHGFDKGKDDVSQSKEDTAHSMSKSKSESKLFNGSEKDISLSSSKLTKKESLKVQKKNYREEKKRATKELLSTITDPSVIVMADWLKIRGTLKSWTKLWCVLKPGVLLVYKTPKNGQWVGTVLLNACELIERPSKKDGFCFKLFHPLEQSIWAIKGPKGEAVGSITQPLPSSYLIIRAASESDGRCWMDALELALKCSSLLKRTMIREGKEHDLNSSADSTHVSLYGLLRANNLHSGENLPLNDSEIERHHFKDQDMYSDKSDKENDHDHEESDNDGLGKSEESDSDTSERQDDSYVDPEPIDIKETTYVEQSPEELGEAGEAAQTEVVSEENKSLIWTLLKQVRPGMDLSKVVLPTFILEPRSFLDKLSDYYYHADFLSEAALEENAYNRLKKVVKWYLSGFYKKPKGLKKPYNPILGETFRCMWIHPRTNSKTFYIAEQVSHHPPISAFYVSNRKDGFCLSGSILAKSKFYGNSLSAILDGEGRLTFLNRGEDYVMTMPYAHCKGILYGTMTLELGGTVNITCEKTGYSATIEFKLKPFLGNNDSVNQISGKIKLGKEVLAILEGHWDSEVTISDKKTDVSETFWNPTSDIKQRRLPRYTVKFEEQDDFESEKLWQQVTRAINNKDQTEATQEKYVLEEAQRKSAKERKLKGEEWTCKLFDQDSVTGEWHYKYADTRPWDPLNDMVQFEKDGTIQTKVRHRTPMVSVPKIKRKPANQKKGECGFSSPEPDNQDSSGSEAQLLKHNTRTRKKGADLGELQSAIESIKETQEDIKRDIMALRNRVTSNSPPADYHFLQFKHYVFILLLVLLQLIINFLLK; via the exons GTTTTGACAAAGGAAAGGATgatgtgtcacaaagcaaagaggataCAGCGCATTCTATGtcgaaaagcaag TCTGAATCCAAGCTCTTCAATGGCTCTGAGAAGGACATTTCTTTATCTTCAAGCAAGCTTACAAAAAAAGAATCTCTCAAG gttcagaagaaaaattacagagaagaaaagaagagagccACAAAGGAATTACTTAGCACAATCACAGACCCATCAGTTATTGTTATGGCTGACTGGCTGAAG ATTCGTGGTACCTTGAAAAGCTGGACCAAGCTGTGGTGTGTACTGAAACCAGGAGTGTTGCTTGTttacaaaaccccaaaaaatgGCCAGTGGGTAGGAACAGTGCTCCTGAACGCTTGTGAACTCATTGAGAGGCCTTCTAAAAAAGATGGCTTTTGTTTCAAACTTTTTCATCCTTTGGAGCAGTCCATATGGGCTATAAAG GGTCCCAAGGGTGAAGCAGTTGGTTCTATAACTCAGCCATTGCCCAGCAGTTACTTGATCATCCGAGCCGCTTCAGAATCAGATG GCAGGTGTTGGATGGATGCTTTGGAGCTGGCACTGAAGTGTTCAAGTCTCCTTAAACGTACAATGATTAGAGAAGGTAAAGAACACGATTTGAACTCTTCAGCAGACAGTACTCATGTCTCTCTCTATGGTCTGCTTCGTGCTAACAACTTGCACAGCGGAGAAAACTTACC GTTAAACGACAGTGAAATTGAAAGGCATCACTTTAAAGATCAAGATATGTACTCTGACAAGTCTGATAAGGAAAATGACCATGACCACGAGGAATCTGATAACGATGGATTGGGCAAAAGTGAAGAAAGTGATAGTGACACATCAGAGCGACAGGATGATTCTTATGTTGATCCAGAACCAATTGATATCAAGGAAACTACTTATGTAGAACAGAGTCCTGAAGAACTTGGAGAG gcaggggaggctgctcagACAGAAGTAgtgtcagaagaaaacaaaagtctCATCTGGACGCTACTGAAGCAAGTCCGGCCTGGAATGGACTTGTCCAAGGTCGTACTGCCTACGTTTATCTTGGAACCTCGTTCTTTCCTGGACAAGCTGTCTGATTACTACTACCATGCAGACTTCTTGTCCGA AGCTGCTCTTGAAGAGAATGCTTACAACCGCCTGAAAAAAGTAGTGAAATGGTATTTGTCGGGATTCTACAAAAAGCCAAAG GGACTGAAAAAGCCGTACAATCCTATACTTGGTGAGACTTTCCGCTGCATGTGGATTCATCCAAGGACAAATAGCAAGACTTTTTACATTGCAGAACAG GTATCACATCATCCTCCAATATCTGCCTTCTATGTTAGCAACCGCAAGGATGGTTTTTGCCTTAGTGGTAGCATTCTGGCCAAATCAAAATTCTATg GGAATTCATTATCTGCCATACTAGATGGAGAAGGACGGCTAACATTCCTCAATAGGGGAGAAGATTATGTGATGACAATGCCATATGCTCATTGTAAAg GAATTCTTTATGGCACAATGACCTTAGAGCTTGGGGGAACAGTCAACATCACCTGTGAGAAAACTGGCTACAGCGCAACAATTGAATTCAAACTCAAG CCTTTTTTGGGTAACAACGACAGTGTTAACCAAATATCAGGGAAAATTAAGCTTGGCAAAGAAGTTCTGGCTATTTTGGAGGGTCACTGG GACAGTGAAGTTACTATTAGCGACAAGAAGACAGATGTTTCAGAGACATTCTGGAACCCAACATCTGATATCAAGCAGCGTAGATTACCTAGATACACAGTGAAGTTTGAAGAGCAAGATGACTTTGAGTCAGAGAA GCTTTGGCAACAAGTGACAAGagcaataaataataaagaccAAACAGAAGCTACTCAAGAGAAATATGTTCTGGAAGAAGCTCAGAGAAAGAGTGCCAAAGAGAGGAAACTGAAGGGTGAAGAGTGGACATGCAAGCTGTTCGATCAGGATTCAGTCACAGGAGAATGGCACTACAAATATGCTGA TACCAGACCATGGGACCCTTTGAATGATATGGTCCAATTTGAAAAAGATGGCACCATCCAAACTAAAGTTCGACACCGGACACCAATG GTTAGTGTTCCAAAAATCAAACGAAAGCCAGCCAAtcagaagaaaggggaatgtGGTTTCTCATCCCCGGAGCCTGATAACCAGGATTCCTCAGGGAGTGAAG CACAACTTCTGAAGCATAATacaagaacaaggaaaaaaggggcAGACCTTGGTGAACTGCAGAGTGCCATTGAATCTATAAAGGAAACACAGGAAGACATTAAGAG AGACATTATGGCTCTACGAAACAGAGTCACTTCCAATTCACCACCTGCGGACTACCATTTCTTGCAGTTTAAGCACTATGTCTTCATTTTGCTCCTGGTTCTGCTACAGCTTATCATTAATTTCTTGTTGAAATAG